A window from Thermomonas aquatica encodes these proteins:
- a CDS encoding acyl-CoA thioesterase — protein MSQPATGTLFRMAIPLRWSDLDAFNHVNNARYLTFIEQARIEWLEGLDAPWVTEEYGPVLAQTLLNYKLPIEYPANVFVELFTERLGTSSVTLGHRILAADGTLHCDGHAVVVWIDRRSGKSRPLPEGVRRAHESLMAPATD, from the coding sequence ATGAGCCAGCCAGCAACCGGCACGTTGTTCCGCATGGCGATCCCGCTGCGCTGGAGCGACCTGGACGCGTTCAACCACGTCAACAATGCGCGCTATCTGACCTTCATCGAACAGGCGCGCATCGAGTGGTTGGAAGGCCTGGACGCACCGTGGGTGACGGAGGAATACGGCCCGGTGCTCGCGCAGACCCTGCTCAACTACAAGCTGCCGATCGAGTACCCGGCGAATGTCTTCGTCGAGCTGTTCACCGAGCGGCTCGGCACCAGCAGCGTGACCCTCGGCCATCGCATCCTGGCGGCGGACGGCACCCTGCACTGCGACGGGCATGCGGTGGTGGTGTGGATCGACCGCCGCAGCGGCAAGTCGCGGCCGCTGCCGGAGGGCGTGCGGCGCGCGCATGAATCGCTGATGGCGCCGGCAACGGACTGA
- a CDS encoding sulfurtransferase: MAGWTTLVQAETLAIGLNRSDLAIVDCRFSLLDPNAGENAYLASHLPGAVYAHLERDLSEMSPHGEGRHPWPSAEVFTAKLSRWGIGPTVQVVAYDNGDGAHAARLWFLLRMLGHEKVAVLDGGWARWTALGLPVSSSPATVADQFRAKYQAAQLSFDASRLLGAEAVEAHLQQGGMLVDARAASRFRGEEEPIDRIAGHVPGAINRPYSDNLADGRFKSPMQLADEFRAMLGERSPDQVVAMCGSGVTACHHLLAMERAGLRGAKLYTGSWSGWISDPARPVAAGA; this comes from the coding sequence ATGGCCGGATGGACAACCCTGGTGCAGGCCGAAACCCTGGCGATCGGCCTCAACCGCAGCGACCTTGCGATCGTCGATTGCCGTTTCAGCCTGCTCGATCCCAATGCCGGCGAGAACGCCTACCTGGCCTCGCACCTGCCGGGCGCGGTCTATGCGCACCTCGAGCGCGACCTGTCGGAAATGTCGCCGCATGGCGAGGGCCGGCACCCGTGGCCGTCCGCGGAGGTCTTCACCGCCAAGTTGTCGCGCTGGGGCATCGGGCCGACCGTGCAGGTCGTCGCCTACGACAATGGCGATGGTGCGCACGCCGCGCGGTTGTGGTTCCTGCTGCGCATGCTGGGCCATGAAAAAGTCGCCGTGCTCGATGGCGGCTGGGCGCGCTGGACCGCGCTGGGCTTGCCGGTGTCATCGTCGCCCGCCACCGTCGCGGATCAGTTCCGGGCGAAATACCAGGCCGCCCAGCTGTCCTTCGACGCCTCGCGCCTGTTGGGCGCGGAGGCGGTCGAGGCGCACCTGCAGCAGGGCGGCATGCTGGTGGATGCGCGCGCAGCGTCGCGCTTCCGCGGCGAAGAGGAGCCGATCGACCGCATCGCCGGCCACGTGCCCGGCGCGATCAACCGTCCGTATTCCGACAATCTTGCCGACGGCCGCTTCAAGTCGCCGATGCAACTGGCCGACGAATTCCGCGCCATGCTCGGCGAGCGCAGCCCGGACCAGGTCGTGGCGATGTGCGGTTCCGGCGTCACCGCCTGTCACCACCTGCTGGCGATGGAACGCGCCGGATTGCGCGGCGCGAAGCTGTACACCGGTTCGTGGAGCGGCTGGATCAGCGACCCCGCGCGGCCCGTCGCGGCCGGCGCCTGA
- a CDS encoding enoyl-CoA hydratase/isomerase family protein, with protein MPLVETLVHGHVTELRLARPPVNALDPALCNDLAAALAAALANGAGGIVLSGGPKVFSAGLDVPYLLSLGDDQAALLHAWTAFFDAARALLESPVPVVAAMAGHAPAGGCVLALCCDYRIMAEGPYRIGLNETQVGLVAPEGIQSLLARVVGPHRAERLLVAGAMPDAAEALRIGLVDELTGIDDVATRARVWLEELLQLPRKPMQETRRIARRDAVAALRPERIDLPRFVGAWMEPDTQAGLRAMLARIGK; from the coding sequence ATGCCGCTCGTCGAAACCCTCGTCCACGGCCACGTCACCGAACTGCGCTTGGCGCGCCCGCCGGTCAACGCGCTGGATCCCGCGCTGTGCAACGACCTGGCCGCCGCGCTGGCCGCCGCGCTGGCCAATGGCGCCGGCGGCATCGTGCTGTCCGGCGGCCCGAAGGTGTTCTCGGCCGGCCTCGACGTGCCCTACCTGCTCTCGCTGGGCGACGACCAGGCCGCGTTGTTGCACGCCTGGACCGCGTTCTTCGATGCCGCGCGCGCCCTGCTGGAATCGCCGGTGCCGGTGGTCGCGGCGATGGCCGGGCATGCGCCCGCCGGCGGCTGCGTGCTGGCGCTGTGCTGCGACTACCGGATCATGGCCGAAGGCCCGTACCGGATCGGCCTCAACGAAACCCAGGTCGGGCTGGTGGCGCCGGAAGGCATCCAGTCGCTGCTGGCGCGCGTGGTCGGGCCGCATCGCGCGGAACGCCTGCTGGTCGCCGGTGCGATGCCGGATGCGGCCGAGGCGTTGCGCATCGGGCTGGTCGATGAACTGACCGGGATCGACGACGTCGCCACCCGTGCCCGCGTGTGGCTGGAAGAGCTGCTGCAATTGCCGCGCAAGCCGATGCAGGAAACCCGCCGCATCGCCCGGCGCGACGCCGTGGCCGCGCTGCGGCCGGAACGCATCGACCTGCCGCGCTTCGTCGGTGCGTGGATGGAGCCGGATACGCAGGCGGGATTGCGCGCGATGCTGGCGCGCATCGGCAAGTGA
- the uvrA gene encoding excinuclease ABC subunit UvrA codes for MALDYIRIRGARTHNLKNIDLDLPREKLIVITGLSGSGKSSLAFDTIYAEGQRRYVESLSAYARQFLSVMDKPDVDHIEGLSPAISIEQKSTSHNPRSTVGTITEIHDYLRLLYARVGSPRCPDHHFPLEAQTVSQMVDAVLAMEADAALGEQRWMLLSPVIRERKGEHLQVFEQLRAQGYTRVRVNGQVHEIDAVPALALRQKHTIEAVIDRFKPRAEIKQRLAESFETALKLGDGMAIVQSMDEPAREPLLFSSKYSCPVCDYSLPELEPRLFSFNSPVGACPTCDGLGVSQFFDPSRVVAHPELSLAAGAMRGWDRRNAYYFSMIASLAKHYKFDVDMPWQLLPAKIRDIVLHGSGDEVINLVYVGENGNKYQRKHTFEGILPNLERRYRETESAAVREELAKYISERPCPDCGGARLNRAARNVFVADRPLPEIATLPIDASLAFFDKLTLPGWRGEIAVKIVKEIRERLGFLVDVGLDYLTLERKADSLSGGEAQRIRLASQIGAGLVGVMYVLDEPSIGLHQRDNERLLGTLTRLRDLGNTVIVVEHDEDAIRLADYIVDIGPGAGVHGGDVVAQGSLPEVLKAPRSVTGQYLSGKKKIEVPAHRNPPNRKLMLKLKGASGNNLKDVDLEIPSGLFTAVTGVSGSGKSTLINDTLYSLAANEINGASHTAAPYREVQGLDLFDKVVDIDQSPIGRTPRSNPATYTGLFTPLRELFAQVPEARARGYAPGRFSFNVRGGRCEACQGDGLIKVEMHFLPDVYVPCDVCAGKRYNRETLEILYKGHSIRDVLEMTVEDALELFQPVPSIARKLETLMDVGLSYIKLGQSATTLSGGEAQRVKLSKELSRRDTGRTLYILDEPTTGLHFHDIEHLLAVLHKLRDDGNTIVVIEHNLDVIKTADWVVDLGPEGGHRGGMIIAQGTPEDVAANPASHTGRFLAPLLEKNAARSASTPKPAAKKARKKTA; via the coding sequence ATGGCGCTGGACTACATCCGCATCCGCGGCGCACGGACGCACAACCTCAAGAACATCGACCTCGACCTGCCGCGCGAGAAATTGATCGTGATCACCGGCCTGTCCGGGTCCGGCAAGTCCTCGCTCGCCTTCGACACGATCTATGCCGAAGGCCAGCGCCGCTACGTCGAATCGCTGTCGGCCTACGCGCGCCAGTTCCTGAGCGTGATGGACAAGCCCGACGTCGACCACATCGAGGGCCTGTCGCCGGCGATCTCGATCGAGCAGAAATCCACCAGCCACAACCCGCGCTCCACCGTCGGCACCATCACCGAGATCCACGACTACCTGCGCTTGCTGTACGCGCGCGTCGGCAGCCCGCGCTGCCCCGACCACCACTTCCCGCTGGAAGCGCAGACCGTCAGCCAGATGGTCGATGCAGTGCTGGCGATGGAAGCCGATGCCGCGCTCGGCGAGCAACGCTGGATGCTGCTGTCGCCGGTGATCCGCGAGCGCAAGGGCGAGCACCTGCAGGTGTTCGAGCAGCTGCGCGCGCAAGGCTACACGCGCGTGCGCGTCAACGGCCAGGTGCACGAGATCGATGCAGTGCCGGCGCTGGCACTGCGCCAGAAGCACACCATCGAAGCCGTCATCGACCGCTTCAAGCCGCGCGCGGAGATCAAGCAGCGCCTGGCCGAATCGTTCGAGACCGCGCTCAAGCTCGGCGACGGCATGGCCATCGTGCAGTCGATGGACGAGCCGGCGCGCGAGCCGCTGCTGTTCTCGTCGAAGTATTCCTGCCCGGTCTGCGACTACTCGCTGCCGGAGCTGGAACCGCGGCTGTTCTCGTTCAACTCGCCGGTCGGCGCCTGCCCGACCTGCGACGGCCTGGGCGTGTCGCAGTTCTTCGATCCGTCGCGGGTGGTGGCGCATCCGGAGTTGTCGCTCGCGGCGGGCGCGATGCGCGGTTGGGACCGCCGCAACGCCTACTACTTCTCGATGATCGCGTCGCTGGCCAAGCACTACAAGTTCGACGTGGACATGCCCTGGCAGCTGCTGCCGGCGAAGATCCGCGACATCGTCCTGCACGGCAGCGGCGACGAGGTGATCAACCTGGTCTACGTGGGCGAGAACGGCAACAAGTACCAGCGCAAGCACACCTTCGAAGGCATCCTGCCGAACCTGGAGCGCCGCTACCGCGAAACCGAATCCGCCGCGGTGCGCGAGGAACTGGCGAAGTACATCAGCGAACGCCCCTGCCCCGACTGCGGCGGTGCGCGCCTGAACCGCGCCGCGCGCAACGTGTTCGTCGCCGACCGGCCGCTGCCGGAGATCGCGACGCTGCCGATCGACGCCTCGCTCGCCTTCTTCGACAAGCTCACGTTGCCCGGCTGGCGCGGCGAGATCGCGGTCAAGATCGTCAAGGAAATCCGCGAACGGCTCGGCTTCCTGGTCGATGTCGGCCTCGACTACCTCACGCTGGAGCGCAAGGCCGATTCGCTGTCCGGCGGCGAGGCACAGCGCATCCGCCTGGCCTCGCAGATCGGCGCGGGGCTGGTCGGGGTGATGTACGTGCTCGACGAGCCCAGCATCGGCCTGCACCAGCGCGACAACGAGCGCCTGCTCGGCACCCTCACCCGCCTGCGCGACCTCGGCAACACGGTGATCGTGGTCGAGCACGACGAGGACGCGATCCGCCTGGCCGACTACATCGTCGACATCGGCCCCGGCGCCGGCGTGCATGGCGGCGACGTGGTCGCGCAGGGCAGCCTGCCGGAGGTGTTGAAGGCGCCGCGCTCGGTCACCGGGCAATACCTGTCCGGCAAGAAGAAGATCGAGGTCCCGGCGCACCGCAACCCGCCCAACCGCAAGCTGATGCTCAAGCTGAAGGGCGCCAGCGGCAACAACCTGAAGGACGTCGACCTGGAGATTCCGTCGGGGCTGTTCACCGCCGTCACCGGCGTGTCCGGTTCCGGCAAGTCGACGCTGATCAACGACACCCTGTATTCGCTGGCCGCGAACGAAATCAACGGCGCCTCGCACACCGCGGCGCCGTACCGCGAAGTGCAGGGCCTGGACCTGTTCGACAAGGTGGTCGACATCGACCAGTCGCCGATCGGACGCACGCCGCGCTCGAATCCGGCGACCTACACCGGCCTGTTCACCCCGCTGCGCGAGCTGTTCGCGCAGGTGCCGGAAGCGCGCGCGCGCGGCTATGCGCCGGGCCGCTTCAGCTTCAACGTGCGCGGCGGCCGCTGCGAGGCCTGCCAGGGCGACGGCCTGATCAAGGTCGAGATGCACTTCCTGCCCGACGTGTACGTGCCCTGCGACGTCTGCGCCGGCAAGCGCTACAACCGCGAGACGCTGGAGATCCTCTACAAGGGCCACAGCATCCGCGACGTGCTGGAAATGACCGTGGAAGACGCGCTGGAGCTGTTCCAACCGGTGCCGAGCATCGCCCGCAAGCTCGAGACGCTGATGGACGTGGGCCTGAGCTACATCAAGCTGGGCCAGTCGGCGACCACGCTGTCCGGCGGCGAGGCGCAGCGCGTGAAGCTGTCGAAGGAACTGTCGCGCCGCGATACCGGCCGCACCCTGTACATCCTCGACGAGCCGACCACCGGCCTGCATTTCCACGACATCGAGCACCTGCTGGCGGTGCTGCACAAGCTGCGCGACGACGGCAATACCATCGTCGTCATCGAACACAACCTGGACGTGATCAAGACCGCGGACTGGGTGGTCGACCTCGGCCCGGAGGGCGGCCATCGCGGCGGCATGATCATCGCCCAGGGCACGCCGGAGGACGTGGCCGCCAACCCGGCCTCGCACACCGGCCGCTTCCTTGCGCCTTTGCTCGAAAAAAACGCGGCACGCTCGGCATCCACGCCCAAGCCTGCCGCGAAGAAGGCAAGGAAGAAAACCGCATGA
- the arsC gene encoding arsenate reductase (glutaredoxin) (This arsenate reductase requires both glutathione and glutaredoxin to convert arsenate to arsenite, after which the efflux transporter formed by ArsA and ArsB can extrude the arsenite from the cell, providing resistance.), producing the protein MPVEIWHNPACGTSRNALALIRHAGIEPRIVEYLQSPPDKARLREAIAAAGLSVREAIRSKEPAYLANGLDDAALTDDALLDAMLAHPALINRPFVFSPLGTRLCRPDSSLVLDVLPPCDKPFVKEDGEVVIDERGNRVR; encoded by the coding sequence ATGCCCGTCGAAATCTGGCACAACCCGGCCTGCGGCACCTCGCGCAATGCGCTGGCGCTGATCCGCCACGCCGGGATTGAACCGCGCATCGTCGAGTACCTGCAGTCGCCGCCGGACAAGGCGCGATTGCGCGAGGCGATCGCCGCCGCCGGCCTGTCCGTGCGCGAGGCGATCCGCAGCAAGGAGCCGGCCTACCTCGCCAACGGGCTGGACGATGCCGCGCTCACCGACGATGCGCTGCTCGACGCGATGCTCGCGCATCCGGCGCTGATCAACCGGCCGTTCGTGTTCAGCCCGCTGGGCACCCGCCTATGCCGGCCGGACTCGTCGCTGGTGCTGGACGTGCTGCCGCCCTGCGACAAGCCGTTCGTGAAGGAAGACGGCGAGGTGGTGATCGACGAACGCGGCAATCGCGTCCGCTAA
- a CDS encoding copper chaperone PCu(A)C produces MKIRIALLLLCLPLSACARDCAPKVKDGWIRLMPGGMPMQAGFGRIDNHCPMPATIVSASSPAYGSVELHESKLVDGINRMREVPELRIAPDGAALLQPGGLHLMLMQPKATLKPGSRVAIVFKLKDGRELLGEFEARKPAP; encoded by the coding sequence ATGAAGATCCGCATCGCATTGCTGCTGTTGTGCCTGCCGCTGTCCGCCTGCGCCCGCGACTGCGCGCCCAAGGTCAAGGACGGCTGGATCCGCCTCATGCCCGGCGGCATGCCGATGCAGGCCGGGTTCGGCCGGATCGACAACCATTGCCCGATGCCGGCGACCATCGTCTCGGCCAGCAGCCCGGCCTACGGCAGCGTCGAGTTGCACGAATCGAAGCTGGTCGACGGCATCAACCGCATGCGCGAAGTGCCGGAGCTGCGGATCGCGCCGGATGGCGCGGCGCTGCTGCAGCCGGGCGGCCTGCACCTGATGCTGATGCAGCCGAAGGCGACGCTGAAGCCGGGCAGCCGCGTCGCCATCGTGTTCAAGCTGAAGGACGGCCGCGAACTGCTCGGCGAATTCGAGGCGCGCAAGCCGGCGCCCTGA
- a CDS encoding FKBP-type peptidyl-prolyl cis-trans isomerase N-terminal domain-containing protein produces MKLRVLAASLAALTLTAGIASAQTKPAAPAPAKPAAATAAPAASGAVDKTHASYAFGWSLGQELVNSGEPIDIATVVRGVQDAYAKKQPAYTEQQLGTAYSGFQQRVQKKMEDAFKKALADNQAQSTDFVTKYKAQQGVVTLPSGIMYRIAKQGTGAKVTATSQVQIALRSFLAAVGVPLSGVQTPPAFKVSDAPIPALKETLPLMSQGAVWEVVVPPGKGVGDQNQQFAQQAVAIQVELGAVK; encoded by the coding sequence ATGAAGTTGCGCGTGCTTGCTGCCAGCCTGGCGGCCCTGACCCTCACCGCCGGCATCGCCTCGGCGCAGACCAAGCCGGCCGCGCCGGCCCCGGCCAAGCCCGCTGCCGCTACGGCCGCCCCGGCGGCGTCCGGTGCGGTCGACAAGACCCATGCGAGCTACGCCTTCGGCTGGTCGCTGGGCCAGGAACTGGTCAACTCCGGCGAACCGATCGACATCGCCACCGTCGTGCGCGGCGTGCAGGACGCCTATGCCAAGAAGCAGCCGGCCTATACCGAGCAGCAGCTGGGCACGGCCTATTCCGGCTTCCAGCAGCGCGTGCAGAAGAAGATGGAAGACGCGTTCAAGAAGGCGCTGGCCGACAACCAGGCGCAGTCCACGGACTTCGTCACCAAGTACAAGGCCCAGCAGGGCGTGGTGACCCTGCCGAGCGGCATCATGTACCGCATCGCCAAGCAGGGCACCGGCGCCAAGGTCACCGCCACCAGCCAGGTGCAGATCGCGCTGCGCAGCTTCCTCGCCGCGGTCGGCGTGCCGCTCAGCGGCGTGCAGACCCCGCCGGCGTTCAAGGTCTCCGATGCGCCGATCCCCGCGCTGAAGGAAACCCTGCCGCTGATGTCGCAGGGTGCGGTGTGGGAAGTGGTGGTGCCGCCGGGCAAGGGCGTGGGCGACCAGAACCAGCAGTTCGCGCAGCAGGCCGTCGCCATCCAGGTCGAGCTGGGCGCGGTCAAGTAA